In Pseudobacter ginsenosidimutans, the following are encoded in one genomic region:
- a CDS encoding RNA polymerase sigma factor: MDNNALQSDRVLFQRIARGDAQAFAGFYEAYAAKLALYVSRFLGSELWAEEIVHDTFLKLWSVRETIGDVEYPASFVYRMVANRTKDHLKRRSHEVKLQQHLLHHLQQANTNTTEAQVDYQIGEQLFRKAVQQLPAQRALVFRMRHEKGLSYEEIANELGLSKNTVRNLLNLALQNIRAYLAEHGDITGVLVLIIFSIFF, from the coding sequence TTGGATAATAACGCGTTACAGAGCGACCGGGTACTGTTTCAACGCATCGCCCGGGGCGATGCACAGGCATTTGCCGGCTTCTACGAAGCTTATGCAGCCAAACTGGCCCTCTATGTTTCCCGGTTCCTGGGTTCGGAATTATGGGCTGAGGAAATTGTGCACGATACTTTCCTGAAATTATGGTCGGTTCGCGAAACCATCGGCGATGTGGAATATCCCGCCAGTTTCGTTTATCGTATGGTAGCCAACCGCACCAAAGACCATCTCAAGCGTCGCAGCCATGAAGTTAAGCTGCAGCAACATCTTCTTCACCACCTTCAGCAAGCCAATACCAATACCACCGAAGCACAGGTGGATTACCAGATAGGAGAACAATTGTTCCGCAAAGCCGTGCAGCAATTGCCGGCCCAGCGCGCCCTCGTGTTCAGGATGCGTCATGAAAAAGGACTCAGTTATGAAGAAATCGCCAATGAGCTCGGCCTTTCCAAAAATACTGTCCGCAACCTCCTCAACCTGGCTTTACAGAATATCAGGGCCTACCTGGCAGAACATGGAGACATCACCGGTGTACTGGTATTGATCATTTTTTCAATTTTTTTTTAA
- a CDS encoding carboxypeptidase-like regulatory domain-containing protein: MRFFYTALILLAGHSLCFSQIASIHGKVTDERDSALAGITVFEKDSKSVVQTDKKGTFKLIVSEFPTTIIFYAAGFKTKELQLKATDSNHNIIIRLYPVDVTLDEVVVVGHGTVKRTVATGSVATTAAYSLSGKVAGVVASDPKPHKRSVSGNPAEKFTPGHSNEGSAHVLTAGELSDFKKWKMWEGYSKHEFNDWSKHWGISPVNRYCVQIMNEDRKAIAGQKVYLINRNTNDTVWCGVSDNTGKAELWAGFDNNQEQQNAYVVACESRLLDQLVKFENGINFLTIRENCAPSNIVDIAFVVDATGSMSDEIAYLQKELEDVIGNTTAKFNDIDLRIGSVFYRDHADTYLTRFIGFTNDIPSLKQFINKQSADGGGDYPEAVDEALTVALNTLQWRPAARSRILFLILDAPPPVTAARKMNLLIKQAATMGVRVVPVVCSGVDKSTEYLMRAIALATNGSYVFLTDDSGIGNKHIKPTTDTWKVELLNVLLQRMMGEMIAVASCNEYPATDEVKQKKEKNNLIVYPNPTKGQVQIKSPLDVKELYITDFAGKVLLRPDARSRKSWQADLSGFPSGSYLVTYLVEDMGWNSEKIILIK; this comes from the coding sequence ATGAGATTCTTCTACACTGCACTCATCCTGCTTGCGGGACACAGCCTCTGTTTTTCCCAAATCGCCTCTATACATGGAAAAGTAACGGATGAACGCGATAGCGCATTGGCAGGAATTACTGTTTTTGAAAAAGACTCTAAAAGCGTTGTACAGACAGATAAGAAGGGAACATTCAAATTAATTGTTTCGGAATTTCCAACCACCATAATATTTTACGCCGCTGGGTTCAAAACGAAAGAGCTGCAGCTGAAAGCAACAGACAGCAATCACAACATCATTATCAGACTCTATCCTGTTGATGTAACGCTGGATGAAGTGGTGGTGGTAGGACATGGTACTGTCAAGAGAACTGTCGCAACAGGCTCTGTGGCAACCACAGCAGCTTATTCGCTTTCAGGGAAAGTGGCTGGTGTGGTAGCAAGCGATCCTAAGCCGCACAAAAGGTCTGTTTCCGGAAATCCGGCAGAGAAATTCACCCCCGGTCATTCAAATGAAGGCAGTGCACATGTTCTTACTGCAGGTGAACTGAGCGATTTCAAAAAATGGAAAATGTGGGAAGGATATTCAAAACACGAGTTCAATGATTGGAGCAAACACTGGGGCATATCACCGGTAAACCGTTATTGCGTGCAGATCATGAACGAAGACCGCAAAGCAATTGCAGGCCAAAAAGTTTATCTCATTAACCGGAATACAAATGATACAGTCTGGTGTGGCGTTTCGGACAATACAGGTAAGGCTGAATTATGGGCTGGTTTTGATAACAACCAGGAGCAACAGAACGCCTATGTTGTTGCTTGTGAAAGCAGACTGCTGGACCAACTCGTAAAATTCGAGAATGGTATCAATTTCCTCACCATCAGAGAAAATTGTGCGCCATCCAATATTGTAGACATCGCCTTTGTGGTAGATGCCACAGGCAGCATGTCTGACGAAATAGCCTACCTGCAAAAAGAACTGGAAGACGTTATTGGCAATACAACGGCAAAGTTCAATGATATCGATCTCCGGATCGGTTCTGTTTTTTACCGGGACCATGCAGACACCTATCTCACCCGCTTCATCGGGTTCACCAATGATATTCCTTCACTGAAGCAGTTCATCAATAAACAATCCGCCGATGGCGGTGGCGACTATCCTGAAGCAGTAGACGAAGCGCTTACTGTAGCGCTTAACACCCTGCAATGGAGGCCTGCCGCAAGGTCCAGGATCCTTTTCCTGATCCTCGATGCACCGCCCCCCGTCACTGCTGCCCGGAAAATGAACCTACTGATCAAACAGGCAGCCACAATGGGTGTGCGCGTGGTTCCTGTAGTATGCAGCGGCGTTGACAAATCCACCGAATACCTGATGCGGGCAATAGCCCTGGCCACCAACGGCAGCTACGTATTCCTCACAGACGATAGCGGCATAGGCAACAAACATATCAAACCAACCACTGATACCTGGAAAGTGGAATTGCTCAACGTTCTTTTACAACGGATGATGGGAGAGATGATAGCTGTGGCTTCCTGTAATGAATATCCGGCAACAGATGAAGTAAAACAGAAAAAAGAGAAGAATAATCTCATCGTTTATCCCAATCCTACTAAGGGACAGGTACAGATCAAATCGCCATTAGATGTGAAGGAGCTTTACATCACAGACTTTGCAGGTAAAGTGTTGTTGAGGCCGGATGCCCGGTCCCGAAAATCCTGGCAGGCAGACCTGAGTGGCTTTCCTTCAGGCAGCTACCTGGTCACTTATCTTGTAGAAGATATGGGCTGGAACTCAGAAAAGATTATCCTGATAAAATAG
- a CDS encoding FecR family protein, with translation MNSGNQHIVQLLEKFSRGEASPADTDQLLSLLQQQGEDEKMIAFMEQQLNGYQPENAEELAYWKEKLKEGAAAITGITEENTARPVPRMQFLRKWGWAAAAVIVTVSVGAYLYTNNSSKPAAPAVVAQATHIAPGKSGAVLTLADGSQVVLDSLGNGMVATQNGSQVMLKGGELAYAPAGTASGETTYNTMTTPKGRQFQLTLPDGTRVWLNAASSLRYPTAFNGNERLVAVTGEAYFEVARNNRQPFKVMVNEKATVEVLGTSFNVNAYDNETSIQTTLLNGSVRVANINTTQSSAVTLKPGQQASLNNHAANNIKVINDIDINKVMSWKNGLFNFEGANLGEVMRQIERWYDIEVVYEKGIPNVEFEGKMTKDVPLKDLLTMLDRSDVHFRIENRKLIVLP, from the coding sequence ATGAACTCAGGAAACCAACATATCGTTCAATTACTGGAAAAGTTTTCCCGCGGAGAAGCCAGTCCGGCGGATACCGATCAATTGCTGAGCCTCCTGCAGCAGCAGGGAGAAGATGAAAAAATGATCGCTTTCATGGAACAACAATTGAACGGCTATCAACCGGAAAATGCAGAGGAGCTTGCTTACTGGAAGGAAAAATTGAAAGAAGGCGCAGCTGCTATCACAGGTATTACTGAAGAAAATACTGCAAGACCTGTTCCTCGCATGCAGTTCCTCCGCAAATGGGGATGGGCCGCAGCCGCAGTGATCGTAACCGTTAGTGTTGGCGCTTATCTTTATACCAATAACTCATCCAAACCTGCCGCACCCGCTGTGGTGGCTCAGGCAACGCACATTGCGCCAGGAAAGAGCGGAGCAGTGCTGACATTGGCAGATGGTTCACAGGTAGTGCTGGACAGCCTCGGCAACGGAATGGTGGCCACACAAAACGGTTCGCAGGTAATGCTGAAAGGAGGAGAACTGGCTTATGCTCCAGCCGGAACTGCCTCCGGGGAGACCACCTACAATACCATGACCACACCCAAAGGAAGACAATTCCAATTGACGCTTCCGGATGGCACCCGGGTATGGCTCAATGCTGCCAGCTCATTACGCTATCCTACAGCATTCAATGGAAATGAGCGACTGGTGGCCGTTACAGGCGAAGCCTACTTTGAAGTGGCCCGCAACAACAGGCAGCCATTCAAGGTAATGGTGAACGAAAAAGCAACAGTGGAAGTATTGGGCACCAGCTTCAATGTGAATGCTTACGATAATGAGACCAGCATTCAAACCACCTTGCTGAATGGAAGCGTTCGCGTAGCCAATATCAACACTACACAATCTTCTGCTGTTACACTCAAACCCGGACAACAGGCGAGCCTGAACAATCACGCAGCCAACAACATAAAAGTTATCAACGATATCGATATCAATAAAGTGATGTCATGGAAAAATGGACTCTTCAATTTTGAAGGAGCCAATCTTGGAGAAGTGATGAGACAGATAGAACGCTGGTACGATATCGAAGTGGTGTATGAGAAAGGTATTCCCAATGTGGAATTTGAAGGAAAGATGACGAAAGACGTGCCATTGAAAGACCTGCTGACGATGCTGGACAGATCTGATGTCCATTTTCGCATCGAAAACAGGAAGCTGATAGTGCTTCCCTGA
- a CDS encoding SusC/RagA family TonB-linked outer membrane protein, with protein MRLTIMLMTVALVHAHASGRAQSITLSGKDLTLKQVFADIEKQTGYVVFSKKGTLAETKTVTFSAQNMPLKNFLDLVLKDQPLGYVISGKTIHLSRKVETPAQPTHQFITLYPEETRLPITGRITDSTGAPLAGATIAIRGGKITVTTDASGKFTIQAEAGDVLVISYVGFATENFKVKAGTKDIQISLSPAASVIENVVVTGIFNKPKESYTGATRTISEKEIREFQGRNIFVTLGNIDPAFNVVANNSIGSDPNRIPEIQLRGTRNLPNIDQFQAGTDAGQLAMRDQQFQYQAAALNAPLVIMDGFPISLQRMMDLNMNEIASITLLKDGSATALYGSQGANGVIVITTKQPAPGKLRLTYRGGINVSLPDLSSYNLLNARDKLALEKASGYFSNGTMDPANNLLLEKYYNDVLALVESGVNTDWLSKPLRTQVDQNHSVRLEGGDNAFRYAMEGQYNRINGVMKGSSRETVNGTVTLSYRLNKLNFSNNLRVGNSKSNESPWGSFSSYAKLNPYWSPYDANGNIVQTFRPFERQYWQQGEYSNPIANPMYDATLNTFNKSAYTSIVNNFQVEWRPINRVTLNGGISINSNQSTGDNFKPASHSAFSQYALADVFRKGTYDYSTGKDFSFTSRISANYYNLFNGVHGLTVGLSGELFESKTTNYGFSAEGFPDETVDFLGRALQYAQNGAPRGTESTVRRVGTVGSVNYVYDNRYFADVTYRIDGASQFGSNNRYAPFYSLGAGWNLHEEAFLRHLDYIDRLRLRGSFGVTGNQAFSAYQPLATYSYIMRDRYKNWIGATQSTLGNSNLKWQETNKMDIGLEASFLGDRIYIMADYYKENTSNLLSSVELPFSNGFTDYVENIGELQQRGWELSARITIIRNDATRLLWSVSGNIAHNEDKIVKLSQAMKAANDKLALQYDYTANTPNKIIREGESQNIIYAVRSLGIDPSTGKELYLNRFGQVTYSWNSADRVNVGLSQPKYRGNFSTMLRYQGFTLNASFGYRFGGQIYNQTLIDKIENADRFFNVDARVYYDRWQKPGDIVAFRGLNETSRVDPSSRFVQNESTLICQNVNLAYDVTSRQLLQRMRMKALQLTVNTGELFYISTVRQERGLDFPFTRQISFQLFATF; from the coding sequence ATGAGACTGACCATCATGTTAATGACTGTAGCCCTGGTTCATGCACACGCCTCCGGAAGAGCCCAGAGCATCACGCTCTCCGGAAAGGACCTGACCCTGAAACAGGTATTTGCAGACATCGAAAAGCAAACAGGGTATGTTGTATTCAGCAAGAAAGGGACCCTTGCCGAAACCAAAACCGTTACCTTCTCCGCGCAGAACATGCCGTTGAAGAATTTCCTGGACCTGGTATTGAAAGACCAGCCACTGGGTTATGTGATCTCCGGTAAAACCATCCATCTTTCCAGGAAAGTGGAAACGCCTGCGCAACCCACACATCAGTTCATCACACTCTACCCTGAAGAAACGAGATTACCCATCACAGGCCGTATTACAGACAGTACCGGTGCTCCGCTGGCTGGCGCCACTATCGCCATACGCGGAGGCAAAATAACAGTCACCACTGATGCCAGTGGAAAATTCACCATCCAGGCAGAAGCCGGGGATGTACTCGTGATCAGCTATGTAGGGTTCGCTACTGAGAACTTCAAAGTGAAAGCGGGAACAAAAGACATCCAGATCTCCCTTTCTCCTGCAGCATCCGTGATAGAGAACGTTGTGGTAACAGGCATTTTCAATAAACCCAAAGAAAGCTATACAGGCGCCACCCGCACCATCAGCGAAAAAGAGATCCGCGAATTCCAGGGTCGTAACATCTTTGTGACCCTCGGAAATATCGATCCCGCTTTCAATGTGGTAGCCAATAATTCCATCGGCTCCGATCCCAACCGTATCCCGGAAATACAACTGCGCGGCACCAGGAACCTGCCAAATATCGATCAGTTCCAGGCCGGTACCGATGCAGGACAACTCGCCATGCGTGATCAGCAGTTCCAGTACCAGGCAGCCGCCCTGAATGCACCGCTCGTGATCATGGACGGATTTCCCATTTCATTGCAAAGGATGATGGACCTCAACATGAATGAGATTGCTTCCATCACTTTGCTGAAGGATGGTTCTGCTACCGCTCTTTACGGTTCACAGGGCGCCAATGGCGTGATCGTGATCACAACCAAACAGCCCGCTCCCGGAAAACTCAGGCTAACCTACCGGGGAGGCATCAACGTAAGTCTTCCTGATCTCAGCAGCTATAACCTCCTCAATGCGCGCGACAAACTCGCACTGGAAAAAGCATCGGGTTATTTCAGCAATGGCACAATGGATCCCGCCAATAACCTGCTGCTGGAAAAATATTATAACGATGTGCTGGCCCTGGTGGAAAGTGGCGTGAATACAGACTGGCTCTCCAAACCACTGCGCACTCAGGTTGACCAGAACCATTCAGTTCGCCTCGAAGGTGGGGATAACGCTTTCCGTTATGCGATGGAAGGACAATACAACCGTATCAATGGTGTGATGAAAGGCTCCAGTCGCGAAACCGTGAACGGTACCGTTACACTTTCTTACCGCCTCAACAAACTCAACTTCAGCAATAACCTGCGTGTAGGCAACAGCAAGAGCAACGAGTCTCCCTGGGGTTCATTCAGCTCCTACGCAAAGCTCAATCCCTATTGGAGTCCATACGATGCAAATGGCAATATAGTGCAGACATTCAGGCCATTCGAGCGCCAGTACTGGCAACAAGGGGAATACAGTAACCCGATTGCCAATCCCATGTACGATGCCACGCTGAACACTTTCAACAAATCCGCCTATACCAGCATCGTGAACAATTTCCAGGTGGAATGGCGCCCCATCAACCGCGTTACGCTCAATGGAGGTATCAGCATCAACAGCAATCAAAGCACCGGTGATAATTTCAAACCTGCTTCCCATTCAGCCTTCTCACAATATGCACTGGCCGATGTATTCCGCAAAGGCACCTATGATTACAGCACAGGTAAGGATTTCAGCTTCACCAGCCGGATTTCCGCCAACTATTACAACCTGTTCAATGGTGTGCATGGACTGACAGTTGGATTGAGCGGTGAATTATTCGAATCCAAAACCACCAACTATGGTTTTTCAGCTGAAGGTTTTCCCGATGAAACAGTGGACTTTCTCGGACGCGCCCTGCAATACGCGCAGAACGGGGCTCCCAGGGGAACTGAATCAACGGTAAGAAGGGTAGGAACAGTGGGCTCTGTGAACTACGTTTATGATAACCGTTATTTCGCCGATGTCACCTACAGGATCGATGGTGCTTCACAATTCGGCAGCAACAACAGGTATGCGCCTTTCTACTCCTTAGGCGCCGGCTGGAACCTGCATGAAGAAGCATTCCTGAGACATCTCGATTATATCGACAGACTCAGACTGCGTGGATCCTTTGGCGTTACCGGCAATCAGGCATTCTCTGCCTACCAGCCACTGGCCACATATTCCTACATCATGAGAGACCGTTACAAGAACTGGATCGGCGCTACACAATCCACACTTGGCAATTCAAACCTGAAATGGCAGGAAACAAATAAGATGGACATCGGCCTGGAAGCCAGCTTCCTCGGTGATCGCATCTATATCATGGCGGATTATTACAAAGAGAATACCTCCAATCTTTTGTCATCCGTTGAGCTGCCTTTTTCCAATGGCTTTACAGATTATGTGGAGAATATCGGAGAATTGCAGCAACGCGGCTGGGAACTCTCCGCACGCATCACCATCATTCGTAATGATGCTACCAGACTGCTCTGGTCTGTAAGCGGTAATATTGCACACAATGAAGACAAGATCGTAAAACTGTCGCAGGCCATGAAAGCCGCCAATGATAAGCTGGCGCTGCAATACGACTACACAGCCAATACGCCCAACAAGATCATCCGTGAAGGCGAATCACAGAATATCATCTATGCAGTTCGTTCACTCGGCATCGATCCCAGTACCGGCAAAGAACTTTACCTTAACAGGTTTGGACAGGTGACCTATTCCTGGAATTCCGCAGACCGCGTGAACGTAGGCCTTTCACAACCCAAATACCGCGGCAATTTCAGCACCATGCTCCGTTACCAGGGCTTCACGCTGAACGCTTCATTCGGATACCGTTTTGGTGGACAGATCTACAACCAGACGCTTATAGACAAGATCGAGAATGCAGACAGGTTCTTCAACGTGGATGCACGTGTGTACTATGACCGCTGGCAGAAACCCGGAGACATCGTGGCTTTCCGCGGATTGAACGAAACATCGAGAGTGGATCCTTCTTCCCGTTTTGTACAGAATGAATCCACCCTTATCTGCCAGAACGTGAATCTCGCCTATGATGTTACCAGCAGGCAGCTCCTCCAGCGCATGCGCATGAAAGCGCTTCAGCTCACTGTGAATACCGGCGAGCTGTTCTATATCTCTACCGTACGCCAGGAACGCGGCCTCGATTTTCCATTCACCAGACAGATCAGTTTCCAACTGTTTGCAACATTTTAA
- a CDS encoding DUF4843 domain-containing protein, whose product MKKYIFISFLLPALIAGCKRNEYLLFSDIARIQQADTTEITYTFVYEGTSVVRDTVYIPVNTIGGITDKDRPVKLEQLTEYDYTYVRDPVTNQITDTIATERPFKAIPGKHYVPFDDPAITALMVVKANQPSASLPVILLRDPSLKDNTWRLRVQLAPNSDFAIGETRFTQRAVVFSDRLERFYSWRFDNGVASAWGNFGNYSIRKHQFMIDVLNVQIDENWYQAILQAGAANHYKLLLKDALAAYNSDPSNIASGKAPMRETDSPTSPLISFPN is encoded by the coding sequence ATGAAAAAATATATCTTCATATCTTTCTTATTACCGGCCCTGATTGCAGGTTGCAAAAGAAATGAGTACCTGCTTTTTTCAGATATTGCCAGGATACAACAGGCAGATACAACCGAAATAACCTATACATTCGTATACGAAGGGACTTCTGTTGTCAGAGACACTGTTTACATTCCCGTGAATACCATCGGTGGCATTACCGACAAAGACAGACCGGTAAAACTGGAGCAGCTCACGGAATACGATTATACCTATGTGCGTGATCCCGTCACCAACCAGATCACGGACACCATCGCAACCGAACGCCCGTTCAAAGCCATACCCGGCAAACATTACGTGCCATTCGACGATCCAGCCATCACAGCTCTGATGGTAGTCAAAGCCAATCAGCCTTCAGCCAGCCTTCCCGTGATACTGCTACGCGATCCCAGTCTCAAAGACAATACCTGGCGGCTGCGTGTGCAACTGGCGCCTAACAGTGATTTTGCAATAGGAGAGACCAGGTTCACACAGAGAGCCGTAGTTTTCTCAGACAGACTGGAACGTTTCTACTCCTGGAGATTCGATAACGGTGTGGCATCAGCCTGGGGCAACTTCGGGAACTACAGCATCCGGAAGCACCAGTTCATGATCGATGTACTGAATGTTCAGATTGACGAAAACTGGTACCAGGCTATTTTACAGGCCGGCGCTGCCAATCACTACAAGCTGCTGCTGAAAGATGCTCTGGCAGCTTACAACAGCGATCCTTCCAATATCGCGTCCGGAAAAGCGCCCATGCGTGAAACCGATTCGCCCACCAGTCCGCTGATCTCTTTCCCTAACTAA
- a CDS encoding RagB/SusD family nutrient uptake outer membrane protein, whose amino-acid sequence MRKMNKLTITILITGLGLLTGCNKWLDVKPEGQSTREQMFQSQKGFRDALTGAYLDLKSGDAYGNALTWGTIEYLARNWDVIATSNTTLNNLVAANYNDAGVKDRVAGIYAKEYKIIADVNSILEFIDGKKNIFEDDNYALIKGEALALRAFAHFDVLRMFGPMPGNPGGIDVLPYVTEVSRNIVPLSNFDMFAAQVLRDLDQAEALLKDVDPITKFTITELNPDPNYTGETVVRDNFYLYRQVRLNYYAVLALKARVYNWLVPRGDANRANAAKYAQMVIDAKDAAGLPVFTLGGLSDNQLGNYTMPSEQIAALSVHDLKLQAENNFDEKGQFARYDFKIQDNFYYINNLFPVGERATDTRWVGMWSYKTTSGQTDFVKYKKYIQKETNPLLQIPLLRLSEMYLILTESATSKAEAENWYKFYCDKKGIPFTNGFSSGGWEADRRNKMIREYVREFYAEGQTFFTYKRYNVTALPASWTYIGFTGSPARYIVPKPDREISYHNN is encoded by the coding sequence ATGAGAAAAATGAACAAACTCACCATCACTATACTGATTACCGGCCTGGGTCTGCTGACCGGTTGCAACAAATGGCTCGATGTAAAACCAGAAGGGCAGAGCACCAGGGAACAGATGTTCCAGAGCCAGAAAGGATTCCGTGATGCACTTACCGGCGCCTACCTCGACCTCAAAAGCGGCGATGCCTATGGTAACGCACTCACCTGGGGTACTATCGAATACCTTGCGCGTAACTGGGATGTGATCGCCACTTCAAATACAACCCTCAATAATTTAGTTGCCGCCAACTACAATGATGCCGGTGTGAAAGACAGGGTTGCAGGCATCTATGCAAAAGAATACAAGATCATTGCCGATGTGAACAGTATCCTGGAATTCATCGATGGAAAGAAGAATATTTTTGAGGACGATAACTATGCATTGATCAAAGGCGAAGCCCTTGCGCTGCGCGCCTTTGCACATTTCGATGTGCTGCGCATGTTCGGTCCAATGCCCGGTAACCCTGGCGGTATAGACGTACTGCCATATGTAACCGAAGTGTCCAGGAATATTGTTCCGCTTTCCAATTTCGACATGTTTGCCGCACAGGTGCTCAGGGACCTGGACCAGGCCGAAGCATTGCTCAAAGACGTAGATCCGATCACGAAATTCACCATCACAGAACTGAACCCCGATCCGAATTACACTGGTGAGACCGTTGTTCGTGATAATTTTTATCTGTACCGTCAGGTACGCCTGAACTACTATGCAGTGCTGGCGCTCAAGGCAAGGGTATACAACTGGCTGGTGCCACGTGGCGACGCCAACCGTGCTAACGCCGCCAAATATGCGCAGATGGTGATCGATGCAAAGGATGCAGCAGGTTTACCCGTTTTCACACTGGGCGGACTTTCCGATAACCAGCTGGGCAATTACACCATGCCATCTGAACAGATCGCAGCGCTCAGTGTACATGATCTCAAATTGCAGGCTGAGAATAATTTCGATGAGAAGGGACAATTCGCCCGTTATGATTTCAAGATCCAGGACAATTTCTATTATATCAATAACCTGTTCCCCGTTGGCGAAAGAGCCACCGATACAAGATGGGTGGGCATGTGGAGCTACAAGACCACTTCCGGGCAAACCGATTTTGTGAAGTACAAAAAGTACATACAAAAAGAAACCAATCCATTGTTGCAAATTCCGCTGTTACGCCTCAGCGAAATGTACCTGATCCTCACAGAATCCGCTACCAGCAAGGCTGAAGCAGAGAACTGGTATAAATTCTATTGTGATAAGAAAGGGATCCCCTTTACCAATGGCTTCAGCTCCGGTGGATGGGAGGCAGACCGCAGGAACAAAATGATCCGGGAATATGTACGCGAATTCTATGCAGAAGGGCAAACCTTCTTCACCTACAAACGCTACAATGTGACCGCATTGCCTGCCAGCTGGACCTATATCGGATTTACCGGCTCGCCGGCCAGATATATCGTTCCCAAGCCCGATCGTGAAATCTCATACCATAACAACTGA
- a CDS encoding PKD-like family lipoprotein — protein sequence MKRIYIITACLLSLLAACKKDDSTSGTPKPAVKVSGLQTSYNVYTHQDFLTVQPVVENENEYNYYWTLFNSAHTANQGLVIPDTLALTKDLHYEVMKDPGSYILVFNVKDKKTGVTTQFKSTTIISTLNMNGWYLLKDNAGKTDLDFIYNTGRIDNWISFYNNNKSLDGNAVKMLFVPGMKKTPTAADPYNTLMVLSENDAAVYRIDNGTMVMDFNNMFFTKPAVRKPQGAFQPTALNTVFFMNNGRTYFMSKGTLFANMPTDANGINYTNISPVSTTVAAELLWNRNTKSIFTITGANYSELKFNTGGGRLMNLNAELEWAAGYPNNRGVALLLFRNPKDTGYIFKVDGRFGPLAGYPPDSVVIARDTIVPEHSLMHAGKICGNYDVDIIYYSVGNNIYMMDLATQTPALQFTLPAGEEVTAFQHIKYPVPASGVVNTQNWIVIATYKDGRYKIYKHAPGSTFTIQAKAQPDFEGEGRVTSVMYMEQGNGTRSF from the coding sequence ATGAAAAGAATATATATCATCACCGCCTGCCTGCTGTCTCTGCTGGCTGCATGCAAAAAAGATGACAGTACCTCCGGCACTCCCAAGCCCGCTGTAAAAGTGAGCGGATTGCAGACGAGCTACAATGTATACACTCACCAGGACTTCCTGACTGTACAGCCCGTAGTGGAAAACGAGAATGAATACAATTATTACTGGACACTTTTCAATTCTGCGCATACCGCCAACCAGGGCCTCGTGATTCCCGATACACTCGCGCTAACAAAAGACCTGCACTATGAAGTAATGAAAGACCCCGGTTCTTATATTCTTGTATTCAATGTGAAAGATAAAAAGACCGGCGTTACCACTCAATTCAAGTCCACCACCATCATTTCCACGCTGAACATGAATGGATGGTACCTGCTGAAAGACAATGCCGGCAAAACCGATCTCGACTTCATTTACAATACAGGCAGGATCGATAACTGGATATCTTTCTACAACAATAACAAGAGTCTCGATGGCAATGCCGTGAAAATGCTCTTTGTGCCAGGAATGAAGAAAACGCCAACTGCTGCAGATCCATACAACACCCTGATGGTATTGTCTGAGAACGATGCTGCCGTATACCGTATAGACAATGGCACCATGGTAATGGACTTCAACAATATGTTCTTTACCAAACCCGCTGTGCGCAAGCCCCAGGGTGCATTCCAGCCCACCGCGCTCAACACGGTGTTCTTCATGAACAATGGCAGAACCTACTTCATGAGCAAGGGCACACTCTTTGCCAATATGCCCACTGATGCCAATGGAATCAACTACACCAATATCAGTCCTGTTTCCACAACAGTGGCGGCAGAACTGCTCTGGAACAGGAATACCAAAAGCATATTCACCATCACCGGCGCCAACTATTCAGAACTGAAATTCAATACAGGCGGTGGCAGACTGATGAACCTGAATGCAGAACTGGAATGGGCTGCAGGCTATCCCAACAACCGTGGCGTGGCATTGCTGCTGTTCCGCAATCCAAAAGATACAGGTTATATCTTCAAGGTGGATGGCAGGTTCGGCCCGCTTGCCGGTTATCCACCGGATTCTGTAGTGATTGCCCGTGATACCATCGTTCCTGAACATTCGCTGATGCATGCAGGTAAGATCTGTGGCAATTATGATGTAGACATCATTTACTATTCAGTTGGCAACAATATTTACATGATGGACCTGGCCACCCAAACACCTGCACTGCAATTCACACTGCCGGCAGGAGAGGAAGTGACAGCCTTCCAGCATATCAAATATCCTGTGCCCGCCAGTGGAGTGGTCAATACACAGAACTGGATCGTGATAGCCACCTACAAGGATGGACGATACAAAATATACAAACACGCCCCGGGTAGCACTTTCACCATTCAGGCAAAGGCTCAGCCAGACTTTGAAGGAGAGGGGCGCGTAACATCTGTGATGTACATGGAGCAGGGGAACGGCACACGAAGTTTCTAA